From the Solibacillus sp. FSL R5-0449 genome, one window contains:
- a CDS encoding cobalamin biosynthesis protein CobN has protein sequence MLIGFYSALIIFTLLFIIAAFFFIRQFVNKKVSPYNLNTIMLGVLSLFMLIVSGIYSYDFYHLQTGDQKTAGGSCEITFVNGHGRSIDTTEVTIENKVYNIKSSTYKDFPDGRYQCELTFLPITKIVTQIDIVTTGKNGD, from the coding sequence ATGCTTATTGGATTTTACAGTGCACTTATCATTTTCACTTTATTATTTATCATTGCTGCTTTCTTTTTTATCCGGCAATTCGTAAATAAGAAAGTATCCCCCTATAATTTGAACACAATTATGCTTGGTGTGCTTTCGCTGTTTATGCTGATTGTTTCAGGGATTTACAGCTACGATTTCTATCATCTGCAGACAGGTGATCAGAAAACTGCTGGAGGAAGTTGCGAAATCACCTTTGTAAATGGGCATGGCAGAAGTATCGATACGACTGAGGTTACGATTGAAAACAAAGTTTACAATATTAAATCCAGTACTTACAAAGACTTCCCTGATGGGCGTTATCAATGTGAATTAACGTTTTTACCGATTACAAAAATTGTGACGCAAATCGATATTGTGACAACAGGAAAGAACGGTGATTAA
- a CDS encoding alpha/beta hydrolase — protein MRSVQSVLFEKFLVLRGTKKKFMDLRLLDDFIAMKHNERPYELDAKFKEQHQIQKDELNGMNYYTINEQQTPEKVIYYFHGGAYINDPLIFHWRYLVKLAQESNFTIVVPIYPKLPKHTHKECFTAIHDLYDQLVLKYDAPFIFMGDSAGGGLALALAQDVKRFSKKQPQHIVLHSAWLDVRGEDPRYKELEKLDPMLGVLGAQELGRLWADGLELTDYKISPVYGELKDIGQITAFVGTGELLLVDAAMLLDKAKEQGVTIDYFEYPRMNHVFPVFPIPEAKKAMKQLLNIIKN, from the coding sequence ATGCGAAGTGTGCAAAGTGTATTGTTTGAGAAGTTTTTAGTGCTGCGCGGAACGAAAAAGAAATTTATGGATTTACGCCTGCTCGATGATTTTATTGCAATGAAACATAATGAAAGACCGTATGAACTGGATGCTAAATTCAAAGAGCAGCACCAAATCCAAAAAGACGAACTGAATGGCATGAACTATTACACGATCAATGAACAGCAAACACCGGAAAAGGTCATTTATTATTTCCATGGTGGTGCCTATATTAATGATCCACTGATTTTTCATTGGCGCTATTTAGTGAAGCTTGCACAGGAATCAAACTTCACGATTGTCGTGCCGATTTATCCGAAGCTGCCTAAACATACACATAAAGAGTGCTTTACTGCCATTCATGATTTATATGATCAGCTCGTTTTAAAATATGATGCGCCGTTTATTTTTATGGGGGATTCAGCAGGCGGTGGACTGGCATTGGCGCTGGCGCAGGATGTAAAGAGGTTCTCAAAAAAACAGCCACAGCATATTGTTCTACATTCCGCATGGCTCGATGTCCGCGGTGAAGATCCGCGCTATAAAGAACTTGAAAAACTGGACCCGATGCTAGGTGTGCTCGGTGCACAGGAGCTGGGTAGGTTATGGGCGGACGGATTGGAGTTAACCGACTACAAAATAAGTCCTGTCTATGGGGAACTGAAAGACATCGGTCAAATTACCGCTTTTGTCGGAACTGGTGAACTGCTGCTTGTCGATGCAGCTATGCTGCTCGATAAAGCAAAAGAACAAGGCGTAACAATCGATTACTTCGAATACCCGAGAATGAATCATGTTTTTCCGGTATTTCCGATTCCGGAAGCAAAGAAAGCTATGAAACAACTGCTCAATATCATAAAGAATTAA
- a CDS encoding metallophosphoesterase family protein translates to MKNYFIISDIHGQYKAFEKLLTYWNQKDTLVLLGDLIDRGPRSYEVVQKVMNLKRQYGEQVIFCKGNHEAMLLDFLENPGQKHAFYYKYGGRETMASFLKYLPVEVSELDPIEQAQVVKEKFAKELDFLNNGKLYEIAGNLLLTHAGFDSSFATVDETQDENFLWIRQHYKNENKTPYINVFGHTPLQHIHDCNDVWISEDQKYIGIDGGCYFTGQLNGIVLSEDGQIVHIYAVTSDKTENYDN, encoded by the coding sequence ATGAAAAATTATTTCATTATTAGTGATATCCACGGTCAATATAAAGCATTTGAAAAGTTATTAACATATTGGAATCAAAAGGATACACTTGTTTTACTTGGTGATTTAATCGATCGGGGACCAAGGTCTTATGAGGTCGTGCAAAAAGTAATGAACTTAAAACGGCAGTACGGGGAGCAGGTTATTTTTTGCAAAGGGAATCATGAAGCGATGCTGCTGGATTTTCTCGAAAATCCTGGACAAAAACACGCCTTTTATTACAAATATGGCGGTCGGGAAACAATGGCTTCATTTTTAAAGTATTTACCGGTCGAAGTAAGTGAACTGGACCCGATTGAACAAGCGCAAGTCGTAAAAGAGAAGTTTGCGAAGGAATTGGATTTTTTAAATAACGGCAAATTATATGAAATCGCAGGAAATCTGTTGTTGACGCATGCAGGGTTTGATTCGAGTTTCGCGACCGTTGATGAGACGCAGGATGAAAATTTCTTATGGATTCGCCAGCATTATAAAAATGAAAATAAAACACCGTATATCAATGTTTTTGGCCATACACCATTACAACACATCCATGATTGCAATGATGTTTGGATTAGTGAAGACCAAAAATATATTGGAATAGACGGCGGGTGTTATTTTACAGGTCAATTGAATGGCATCGTTCTGTCGGAAGATGGACAAATCGTTCATATATATGCCGTTACTTCGGACAAAACCGAAAACTATGATAATTGA
- a CDS encoding histidine phosphatase family protein, translating to MKLYVIRHCEAEGQAPDACLTMAGKEASERLANFLQHLNIERVISSPYTRAVQTIQSFVLQNNIPFKLDDRLKERVLSSVNLPDWYEKLQQTYIDKDLKFLGGESSNEAAQRINEVVEELKQSTHMSLVIVTHGNIMSLLLNHFQSDFGFEEWKQLSNPDVFEIEFSNNQTVVNRIWQ from the coding sequence ATGAAACTGTATGTAATTCGTCATTGTGAAGCTGAGGGACAGGCACCGGATGCGTGTTTAACTATGGCTGGCAAGGAAGCTAGCGAGCGTTTAGCAAATTTTTTACAGCACTTAAATATAGAACGAGTCATTTCAAGCCCCTATACAAGGGCAGTTCAGACAATACAGTCTTTTGTTTTACAAAATAATATTCCGTTTAAATTAGATGATCGTCTAAAAGAAAGGGTATTAAGCAGTGTAAATCTTCCCGACTGGTATGAAAAGTTACAACAAACTTATATCGACAAGGATTTAAAATTCCTGGGCGGGGAATCAAGTAATGAAGCCGCACAACGCATTAATGAAGTTGTAGAAGAATTAAAACAAAGTACTCATATGTCATTGGTGATTGTTACACACGGCAATATAATGTCATTACTACTCAATCATTTTCAATCGGATTTTGGTTTTGAAGAATGGAAGCAGCTGTCAAATCCGGATGTCTTTGAAATAGAGTTTAGCAATAATCAAACTGTTGTAAACCGAATATGGCAGTAA
- a CDS encoding monooxygenase: MAYILQVDFKMDGPFSEEMAVGFKGLAESINEEEGMLWKIWTEDAEAGEAGGIYLFETKETAAAYLEMHSKRLNGFGITAINSKIFAVNESLTKINNGPVNG; the protein is encoded by the coding sequence ATGGCATATATTTTACAAGTAGATTTCAAAATGGACGGTCCATTCAGCGAAGAAATGGCTGTAGGGTTTAAAGGATTGGCAGAAAGTATTAATGAAGAAGAAGGCATGCTTTGGAAAATTTGGACAGAGGATGCGGAAGCTGGTGAAGCGGGTGGTATTTACTTGTTTGAAACAAAGGAAACTGCTGCAGCTTACTTGGAAATGCATTCAAAGCGTCTCAATGGCTTTGGTATAACAGCCATCAACAGCAAAATTTTTGCAGTGAACGAGTCATTAACGAAGATTAACAATGGTCCGGTTAATGGATAA
- a CDS encoding cation diffusion facilitator family transporter: MEQYTNLRAGEKGAYLSIIAYIFLSALKLAAGYLGDSEALKADGLNNTTDIIASVAVLIGLRISQRPPDDDHRYGHFRAETIASLVASFIMIYVGIEVLISAGEKIANPIDQDPSILTIIVAVFSAAGMFAVYKYNLNLSKRINSSAVKAAAYDNRSDAFVSIGTAIGITAAILGFPIVDTITAFIIGLIIIKTAIEIFKEAVFSLTDGFDTELISSIEERVSKIPRVRDVTDVRGRQHGSLILVDITVSVNPNLNVRDSHAITEQIENEVKQLNPYATTLVHIEPYDPKEMVICEDDFHF; the protein is encoded by the coding sequence TTGGAGCAATATACAAATTTACGAGCGGGCGAAAAAGGTGCCTATTTATCGATTATTGCCTACATATTTTTAAGCGCGCTTAAGTTAGCAGCAGGCTATTTAGGAGATTCAGAAGCATTAAAGGCAGATGGATTAAACAATACAACAGATATTATTGCTTCAGTAGCCGTTTTGATCGGGCTCAGAATTTCCCAGCGTCCGCCTGATGATGACCATCGATACGGACATTTTCGTGCAGAAACGATCGCATCACTTGTCGCTTCATTTATTATGATTTATGTCGGGATCGAAGTACTTATATCGGCTGGTGAAAAAATCGCTAATCCGATCGATCAGGATCCTTCCATCTTAACAATTATTGTTGCCGTGTTTAGTGCAGCAGGTATGTTTGCAGTTTATAAATATAATTTAAACCTCTCAAAAAGAATTAACAGTTCTGCTGTTAAAGCGGCAGCCTATGATAACCGCTCTGATGCCTTTGTCAGTATCGGGACAGCAATCGGTATTACCGCAGCGATATTAGGTTTCCCGATCGTCGATACGATTACCGCCTTTATTATCGGTTTAATCATTATTAAAACAGCGATCGAAATCTTTAAAGAAGCGGTGTTCTCGTTAACGGACGGATTTGATACGGAATTGATCAGTTCGATTGAAGAACGTGTTTCGAAAATTCCGCGTGTCCGTGACGTTACCGATGTCCGTGGCAGACAGCACGGCAGCTTAATTCTTGTCGATATTACAGTAAGTGTAAATCCTAATCTCAATGTACGTGATTCACATGCCATTACGGAGCAAATTGAAAATGAAGTGAAGCAGTTGAATCCTTATGCGACAACACTTGTTCATATTGAACCGTATGACCCGAAAGAAATGGTTATTTGCGAAGATGATTTTCATTTCTAA
- a CDS encoding glutaredoxin → MMKLYTKTICPKCLWVKSELDAAKLEVEVINIDQDEKAKQQVIDAGFQSVPLFEINGEFIAEPTSIIDRISEITA, encoded by the coding sequence ATGATGAAACTTTATACGAAAACAATTTGCCCAAAATGTCTCTGGGTAAAATCCGAACTTGATGCAGCCAAATTGGAAGTAGAAGTCATTAATATTGATCAGGATGAAAAAGCAAAACAACAAGTAATCGATGCAGGTTTTCAGTCAGTGCCGTTATTTGAAATAAACGGTGAATTTATTGCAGAGCCGACTTCTATTATCGATCGCATTTCTGAAATAACTGCATGA
- a CDS encoding 3-hydroxybutyrate dehydrogenase, whose protein sequence is MVQNKVLFITGAAQGIGFEIAKDFYTKGAFVVLTDINEEKVKAAASTLGERAAGLKCDVTKEEEIIAAINETIQKFERIDILINNAGMQHVAMLEDFPTERFELLIKIMLTAPFVLTKHVLPHMRKQKFGRIINMSSINGLVGFAGKAAYNSAKHGVIGLTKVAALETASDGITVNAICPGYVDTPLVRNQLQDLATTRNIPLENVLEEVIYPLVPQKRLLDVKEISNLALFISSEDAKGMTGQAVVLDGGYTVQ, encoded by the coding sequence GTGGTACAAAATAAAGTGTTATTCATTACAGGTGCAGCACAAGGTATAGGATTTGAAATAGCAAAAGATTTTTATACTAAAGGTGCTTTTGTCGTGCTGACCGATATAAATGAAGAAAAAGTGAAAGCAGCAGCGAGCACGCTTGGTGAAAGAGCTGCTGGATTAAAATGCGATGTTACAAAAGAAGAAGAAATTATAGCTGCAATAAATGAAACGATTCAAAAATTTGAGCGGATTGACATACTTATAAACAATGCGGGCATGCAACATGTAGCAATGTTAGAAGATTTTCCTACAGAACGATTCGAACTACTAATAAAAATTATGTTAACGGCTCCATTTGTATTAACCAAACATGTATTACCACATATGAGAAAACAAAAATTTGGTCGTATTATTAATATGTCATCCATAAATGGACTCGTTGGATTTGCAGGAAAAGCCGCATACAATTCGGCTAAACATGGGGTTATCGGGTTAACAAAAGTCGCGGCACTTGAAACGGCATCAGATGGCATTACAGTTAACGCAATTTGCCCGGGATACGTAGATACACCACTTGTTCGAAACCAATTGCAAGACTTGGCAACAACACGCAATATTCCTCTCGAAAATGTATTGGAAGAAGTAATCTATCCACTCGTTCCCCAAAAACGATTACTTGATGTAAAGGAAATTTCTAATCTTGCTTTATTTATTTCAAGCGAGGATGCAAAAGGAATGACTGGTCAGGCTGTCGTATTAGATGGTGGGTACACAGTACAATAA
- a CDS encoding translation factor GTPase family protein, which yields MHTTIGIVAHVDSGKTTFSEQLLYHTNAIKKRGRVDHQDAFLDNHAIERQRGITIFAEQGRIDYNGQVYTLIDTPGHIDFAPEMERAVHVMDAAIVIVSAVDGIEGHTETVWHLLREHHVPTFIFINKIDREGADVDAVMGAIKKDLSPNALLYNIGIDTTVKEWLAERDEQLMEKYFIDDLTEDDCTAKLKQMIHQEQAFVCMSGSALKDEGVLEFFETVAKLTETTFDANGSFEGKVYKIRHDNQQRLTFMKALSGVLKVRDEFTFGETAEKVTEIRLYNGNSFTTVQQVQAGDIFAVKGLTTPIIGDVIGANEANPAQFEMVPTLQAKVMYEGELHIKELHRIFREIEAEEPSLRVVWNEKFQEISVHVMGTIQLEVLTELVKDRFGIDVQFGKPQILYKETIAAPTVGYGHFEPLKHYAEVHLKMEPNTRGAGNTFSNECHTDDLTVGYQRLIEKHLFERDHHGLLTGFPVTDIHFTLLTGRAHNKHTEGGDFREASFRALRQGLEQVGNVLLEPYYRFKLKASNDHIGRMMSDIQQASGTFEAPILTEDTVTLYGRAPVATFMDYSTQFAAYTNGKGALTLQFDGYDVCHNSEDIIEQIGYNKNADPEYSSSSIFCAKGKGYSVPWHEAKDAMHCEVQEIE from the coding sequence TTGCATACTACTATCGGGATAGTCGCTCATGTCGATTCTGGCAAAACGACATTTAGCGAACAATTACTTTATCATACAAATGCGATTAAAAAGCGCGGTCGTGTCGATCACCAGGATGCTTTTTTAGATAATCATGCGATAGAACGTCAGCGCGGGATTACGATTTTTGCGGAGCAGGGACGGATCGATTACAACGGGCAAGTGTACACACTGATCGATACACCGGGTCATATCGATTTCGCACCGGAAATGGAACGTGCGGTTCATGTGATGGATGCGGCCATTGTCATTGTCAGTGCGGTCGATGGAATTGAAGGGCATACGGAAACCGTTTGGCATTTGCTGAGGGAACACCATGTTCCGACATTCATCTTCATTAACAAAATAGATCGTGAAGGAGCGGATGTTGATGCAGTAATGGGTGCAATTAAAAAAGACCTATCCCCAAATGCCCTCCTGTACAACATTGGCATTGATACTACAGTAAAAGAGTGGCTTGCGGAACGTGATGAACAGCTGATGGAAAAGTACTTCATTGACGATTTAACGGAGGACGATTGTACCGCAAAGCTGAAGCAGATGATTCATCAGGAACAGGCATTTGTTTGTATGTCGGGTTCAGCTCTGAAAGATGAGGGGGTACTGGAGTTTTTCGAAACGGTTGCGAAACTGACAGAAACAACATTCGATGCGAACGGATCATTTGAAGGGAAAGTTTATAAAATTCGCCATGACAATCAGCAGCGCCTCACATTTATGAAAGCTTTATCGGGTGTTTTAAAGGTGCGTGATGAATTTACATTCGGTGAAACGGCCGAAAAGGTAACGGAAATCCGGCTATATAATGGCAACAGTTTTACGACGGTTCAGCAAGTGCAGGCAGGTGATATTTTTGCGGTGAAGGGACTGACGACGCCGATTATTGGTGATGTAATTGGCGCTAATGAAGCAAACCCTGCCCAATTTGAAATGGTCCCGACATTGCAGGCGAAAGTAATGTACGAAGGTGAATTACATATTAAAGAACTTCACCGGATTTTCCGTGAAATTGAAGCGGAGGAGCCGAGTTTACGGGTTGTATGGAATGAGAAATTCCAGGAGATATCGGTTCATGTTATGGGGACGATTCAGCTCGAAGTATTAACGGAACTTGTGAAGGACCGCTTCGGAATTGACGTGCAATTCGGCAAACCGCAAATTCTTTATAAAGAAACGATCGCTGCCCCTACTGTCGGTTATGGCCATTTTGAACCGCTAAAGCATTATGCGGAAGTGCATCTGAAAATGGAACCGAACACGCGTGGTGCAGGCAACACATTCTCGAACGAATGCCATACTGATGACTTAACTGTCGGATATCAGCGGTTAATAGAAAAGCATCTATTTGAGCGGGACCATCACGGATTGCTTACAGGTTTTCCGGTAACGGATATTCATTTTACGCTACTAACTGGACGTGCACATAACAAGCACACAGAAGGCGGGGACTTTCGGGAAGCATCGTTTCGAGCATTGCGGCAAGGGCTTGAACAAGTGGGAAATGTACTGTTGGAGCCTTATTACCGATTTAAGTTGAAAGCGTCAAACGACCATATCGGCCGGATGATGTCCGATATCCAACAGGCAAGCGGTACATTCGAGGCGCCGATTTTAACAGAAGACACCGTGACATTATACGGGCGGGCTCCTGTAGCAACCTTTATGGATTATTCCACTCAATTTGCCGCTTATACAAACGGGAAAGGCGCGTTAACACTGCAATTTGATGGCTATGATGTATGCCATAACAGTGAAGACATCATTGAACAAATTGGCTACAATAAAAACGCCGATCCGGAATATAGTTCTTCGAGCATTTTCTGTGCAAAAGGGAAGGGTTACAGTGTCCCTTGGCATGAAGCAAAAGACGCGATGCATTGTGAAGTGCAGGAAATTGAATAA
- the nrdI gene encoding class Ib ribonucleoside-diphosphate reductase assembly flavoprotein NrdI encodes MIIYASRTGNVRYIVQKLGLPAMDLAEVVKIDEPYLLLTYTDGLGSVPPIVDQFMTANYELCKGIIVSGNRNFGHDFFGRAGDTLAAQYGIPLIEKVEMRGTPANYESITDYYYSIWKEASI; translated from the coding sequence ATGATCATTTATGCTTCACGAACTGGCAATGTACGATATATCGTGCAAAAACTCGGCTTGCCCGCTATGGATCTGGCCGAAGTGGTAAAAATCGATGAACCGTATCTGTTACTTACGTATACGGATGGATTAGGCTCTGTCCCCCCTATCGTCGACCAGTTCATGACGGCAAACTACGAATTATGCAAAGGAATCATCGTAAGCGGAAACCGTAATTTCGGTCATGATTTTTTCGGCCGTGCTGGTGACACTTTAGCTGCACAATACGGAATTCCGTTAATAGAAAAAGTGGAAATGCGAGGAACTCCGGCTAATTACGAATCGATTACAGATTACTACTACTCCATTTGGAAAGAGGCATCGATATGA
- a CDS encoding S-layer homology domain-containing protein: MKNTLFTVLGILFFVCNLSLSGTFAASTKQFSDVPSSKYFAEAVNDLAERNIIGGYPDGTFKPGNTITRGQAAAIIAKMINLDTSNVKNPGFQDVSTANNYYKAIAAMTEEGIINGYGDGRYGPNDPIKRGQMASILVKAFDLPRYSFDESKKPFKDVDYYANSHSTNIYIIYKLGITGGTSADKFSPNAFITRGQAAKLLKASEEAKLSMLTLKANDLNWDRIFNVGANEINAGVFEGIVVSGKNLSTGYTGDKVQLFPLKEGKSTLVVVGEKANKQVSQKYYVHSKKENGELKLTLEETDDSLPREAALPLWNDLRIYWLGKEISKSREVSFESVQNVSLTTMDGKKLSENVKFEKCNDGYDICINIEQPGQYIATVLMVGGVQVRYGIEVKPNNSSFYYQVRVVKEQTSDLFDMGQQYNIGKHTPLRKDIEKIATVIRDPGTNLYRVQAIGHEEGTFHIGFNNIVIDKLCYETFCESNVEYEISLFVDVQRIGSIVNVHIQPSSFRADSDA; this comes from the coding sequence ATGAAGAATACACTTTTTACTGTATTAGGCATACTATTTTTTGTGTGTAACCTGTCTTTATCGGGGACGTTTGCTGCGAGCACAAAGCAATTCTCAGATGTGCCCTCATCAAAGTACTTTGCCGAAGCGGTTAATGATTTGGCAGAACGTAATATTATCGGAGGGTATCCAGATGGTACATTCAAACCAGGAAATACCATTACAAGAGGACAGGCTGCCGCAATTATCGCGAAAATGATCAACTTGGATACTTCAAACGTAAAAAATCCAGGCTTTCAAGATGTTTCAACTGCGAATAATTACTATAAAGCAATTGCAGCCATGACAGAAGAAGGTATCATCAACGGTTATGGCGATGGGCGTTATGGGCCAAATGATCCAATCAAACGCGGACAGATGGCATCAATACTTGTCAAAGCGTTCGATCTGCCACGCTATAGTTTCGATGAAAGTAAAAAACCTTTCAAAGATGTTGACTATTATGCCAATTCACATAGCACTAATATTTATATTATCTATAAACTTGGCATCACGGGAGGTACATCGGCTGACAAGTTTAGCCCCAATGCTTTCATCACGAGAGGACAAGCAGCCAAATTGTTGAAAGCATCTGAAGAAGCAAAACTGTCTATGCTGACATTAAAGGCGAACGACTTAAATTGGGATCGAATTTTTAATGTTGGAGCGAATGAGATAAACGCAGGTGTTTTTGAAGGAATCGTAGTGAGCGGGAAAAATCTATCAACCGGTTACACGGGAGATAAGGTCCAGTTATTCCCGTTGAAAGAAGGAAAGAGTACACTCGTGGTCGTTGGTGAAAAGGCAAACAAGCAAGTTTCTCAAAAATATTATGTACATAGTAAAAAAGAAAATGGCGAGCTGAAGCTGACGCTGGAAGAAACCGATGATTCTCTGCCGAGAGAAGCGGCTTTACCGCTATGGAATGATTTAAGGATATACTGGTTAGGGAAGGAAATAAGTAAATCACGTGAAGTATCGTTTGAATCTGTTCAAAACGTATCACTTACAACAATGGATGGAAAAAAGTTGTCTGAAAATGTGAAGTTCGAAAAATGTAATGATGGTTACGATATTTGTATCAATATAGAACAACCCGGTCAGTATATTGCTACTGTTCTTATGGTCGGGGGAGTACAAGTACGGTACGGAATTGAAGTGAAACCGAACAATAGTAGCTTTTACTATCAAGTGAGGGTTGTGAAAGAACAAACTTCTGATCTATTTGATATGGGACAACAATACAACATAGGCAAGCATACACCATTAAGAAAAGATATAGAAAAGATAGCTACAGTCATTAGAGATCCAGGTACTAACTTGTATCGTGTGCAAGCTATCGGGCATGAAGAAGGTACGTTCCATATTGGGTTTAACAATATAGTAATCGACAAATTGTGCTATGAAACATTTTGTGAATCAAATGTTGAATACGAAATTTCTCTTTTTGTAGATGTGCAGCGAATCGGCTCCATTGTGAATGTTCATATCCAACCGTCTTCTTTCAGAGCAGACTCTGACGCATGA
- the dut gene encoding dUTP diphosphatase produces the protein MSIQLKIKKTNPEAVMPKQAREGDAGMDLSAVEDNVLLPGEYGLIKTGLQIELPEGTEAQVRPRSGLALKHGITVLNSPGTIDAGYRGEVGVILINHGKEPFTIEKGMRIAQLVVQYVPQVFVEETDELTDSERGDKGFGSSGVK, from the coding sequence ATGTCGATTCAATTAAAAATTAAGAAAACCAACCCCGAAGCCGTAATGCCGAAACAGGCACGAGAAGGGGATGCAGGGATGGATTTGAGTGCGGTTGAAGACAACGTTTTACTGCCTGGAGAATACGGGTTAATTAAAACCGGACTTCAAATCGAATTGCCGGAAGGAACAGAAGCTCAAGTACGTCCACGTAGCGGATTAGCATTGAAACACGGGATTACTGTGTTAAATAGTCCAGGTACGATCGATGCAGGCTACCGCGGTGAGGTCGGGGTTATTTTAATTAATCACGGGAAAGAGCCGTTTACGATTGAAAAGGGGATGCGTATCGCTCAGTTAGTCGTTCAATATGTTCCGCAAGTTTTCGTTGAAGAAACGGACGAGCTGACAGATTCGGAGCGCGGTGACAAAGGCTTTGGTTCGAGCGGAGTGAAATAA
- a CDS encoding aspartyl-phosphate phosphatase Spo0E family protein has product MKFLLFKKLLKIRIETKRKLMYKKAKDLGFTHPEVVNCSQELDELLNKYSDIAA; this is encoded by the coding sequence ATGAAATTTTTACTGTTTAAAAAGCTATTAAAAATACGAATTGAGACTAAAAGAAAATTGATGTACAAAAAAGCAAAAGATTTAGGATTCACTCATCCGGAAGTCGTGAATTGCAGTCAGGAACTGGATGAATTACTTAATAAATATTCGGATATTGCAGCTTAA
- a CDS encoding GNAT family N-acetyltransferase, producing MNIYPYEKKYAAQIATLLNDFLPFEPETSDTVDQAGGIRYIAVNEQDEVVGYIAGYEILDFNKEFPYFHEELQPLKKLVASGISYYTSHFVVHPNERKKGIGTKLVRAYLEAAQLIAKTIVTVGWVQSDTNRWAAERQFAAQGFEPFIYMPRYFEPYQVDCPSCKGLCYCDAHIFVK from the coding sequence ATGAATATTTACCCCTATGAAAAGAAATATGCAGCGCAAATTGCGACATTGCTCAATGATTTTTTACCATTTGAACCAGAAACGTCCGATACTGTTGATCAGGCTGGTGGCATCCGTTATATTGCGGTTAATGAACAGGATGAAGTTGTCGGTTATATCGCAGGTTATGAAATATTGGATTTCAACAAGGAGTTCCCTTACTTTCATGAAGAACTGCAGCCGTTAAAGAAACTGGTCGCATCAGGCATCAGTTATTATACAAGCCATTTTGTCGTTCATCCAAACGAACGTAAAAAAGGAATTGGTACAAAGCTTGTACGCGCTTACCTAGAAGCCGCACAACTGATTGCAAAAACAATTGTTACAGTTGGATGGGTACAATCCGATACAAACCGCTGGGCAGCAGAGCGACAATTTGCAGCACAGGGCTTTGAACCTTTTATTTACATGCCGCGCTATTTCGAGCCGTATCAAGTCGATTGCCCAAGCTGTAAAGGGCTGTGTTATTGCGATGCACATATTTTTGTAAAGTAA
- a CDS encoding transcriptional regulator: MKEQLRKAMQHHQILDIVYIAKDQSITKRRIKLIKISGDHVQAYCFTRHAKRNFIVDNILAVHPVNRKARELQA, encoded by the coding sequence ATGAAGGAACAATTAAGAAAGGCGATGCAACACCATCAAATATTGGATATTGTGTATATCGCCAAAGATCAGTCAATAACAAAGCGTCGAATCAAACTAATTAAAATTTCAGGTGATCATGTGCAAGCGTATTGCTTTACCCGTCATGCAAAACGAAATTTTATTGTAGATAATATTTTGGCGGTACATCCGGTAAATAGAAAAGCGAGAGAATTACAAGCTTGA